In one Silene latifolia isolate original U9 population chromosome 10, ASM4854445v1, whole genome shotgun sequence genomic region, the following are encoded:
- the LOC141607297 gene encoding uncharacterized protein LOC141607297: MKKTDCECLNEKICSRIHNYGAKKFSYAGRLVLVKAVLSSLHSYWASMFVIPKGIISRIEATCRNFLWDSCTDYRRVPMVAWEKICRTKEEGGLGLKDQGIMNKAMIGRLVHWITTKKDSLWVKWVQANYLKGREWLDYIPSTKSSWVWRRICKVKEEMLPGYATGIWGAQSDYSTKECYEWFKGSNPKMAWFKCLWNDHVIPKHQFTGWLVAHGALRTRDKLVGYGMDIDDQCLLCAQETECTAHLLGECIYSKRVLQALSQKVRINFPVNDMIVWCTQRTGTTLQKGMQAAMVWGVIYHIWQQRNRSNMEGILLRPERVAEQVIEEVKARVRGRDYKVITKTDLDWLRQKNLYVLSD, from the coding sequence ATGAAGAAGACGGATTGTGAGTGCTTGAATGAAAAGATATGCAGCAGAATCCACAACTATGGGGCAAAGAAATTCTCATATGCAGGGAGACTAGTACTAGTAAAGGCTGTCCTTTCCTCGCTTCACTCGTATTGGGCCTCAATGTTCGTCATCCCCAAAGGGATCATTAGCAGGATTGAAGCTACCTGCAGGAATTTCCTGTGGGATAGCTGCACTGATTACAGGAGGGTGCCTATGGTTGCCTGGGAGAAAATATGCAGGACGAAAGAAGAGGGAGGATTAGGACTGAAAGATCAGGGCATTATGAATAAAGCCATGATTGGAAGGTTAGTGCATTGGATAACTACTAAGAAAGACTCCTTATGGGTGAAATGGGTGCAAGCGAATTATCTGAAAGGGAGGGAGTGGCTGGATTACATCCCATCAACCAAATCTAGCTGGGTTTGGAGAAGAATATGCAAAGTAAAGGAGGAGATGCTCCCTGGATATGCGACTGGTATATGGGGTGCACAGTCTGATTACTCTACAAAGGAATGCTATGAATGGTTCAAGGGCTCTAATCCTAAGATGGCCTGGTTCAAATGTCTTTGGAATGACCATGTTATTCCAAAGCACCAATTCACAGGCTGGCTAGTCGCACATGGAGCATTGAGGACGAGAGATAAGCTTGTTGGATATGGAATGGACATTGATGATCAATGTTTACTTTGTGCACAGGAGACTGAATGTACTGCGCATCTCCTAGGTGAATGCATTTACAGTAAAAGAGTCTTACAGGCCCTCAGTCAGAAAGTGCGGATTAATTTCCCAGTGAATGACATGATAGTATGGTGTACGCAAAGAACAGGTACGACACTGCAAAAAGGAATGCAAGCGGCTATGGTGTGGGGTGTGATATACCATATTTGGCAGCAAAGAAACAGAAGTAACATGGAAGGAATACTCCTAAGGCCGGAAAGAGTAGCAGAACAAGTGATTGAAGAAGTTAAAGCAAGAGTCCGAGGAAGGGATTACAAGGTCATAACCAAAACGGATTTAGATTGGCTAAGGCAAAAAAATTTGTATGTGTTAAGTGACTAA